One Candidatus Sulfurimonas baltica DNA segment encodes these proteins:
- a CDS encoding DegT/DnrJ/EryC1/StrS family aminotransferase yields the protein MKINFIDLQGQYQKYKVEIDKEMHEVLDTSGYIMGPKVVKLEENLANFVGCKHAIACSSGTDALLLALMALDIKAGDEVITTPFTFIATAEMIAFVGATPVFVDIDEKTYNIDTSKIEAVITPKTKAIMPVSLFGQIADMDTINAIAKKHNLKVIEDAAQSFGATYKGKKSCNLSDIGTTSFFPAKPLGCYGDGGAIFTNDDELASKMRIILNHGQTQRYVHSYVGINGRLDAIQAGVLNVKLKYFDKEISARQKVAKKYNENLKDILIPFIEEENLSVWAQYCIRVKDRDGMLKKCADKGVPTGVYYPIPLHLQEVFQYLGYKNGDFPITEKVSLDIMALPMSAFLTKEEQDFIIEAINE from the coding sequence ATGAAGATAAATTTTATAGACCTGCAAGGTCAATATCAAAAGTATAAAGTAGAGATAGACAAAGAGATGCACGAAGTGCTTGATACTTCAGGATATATTATGGGTCCAAAAGTTGTAAAACTTGAAGAAAACTTAGCAAATTTTGTAGGTTGTAAACATGCAATAGCTTGTAGCAGTGGGACAGATGCTTTACTTTTGGCATTGATGGCATTAGATATAAAAGCAGGCGATGAAGTTATTACAACACCATTTACATTTATAGCAACTGCAGAAATGATTGCTTTTGTTGGTGCTACACCAGTGTTTGTTGATATTGATGAAAAAACTTACAATATAGACACATCTAAAATTGAAGCAGTAATTACTCCTAAAACAAAAGCAATTATGCCTGTATCTCTTTTTGGACAAATTGCAGATATGGATACGATAAATGCTATTGCAAAAAAACATAATCTAAAAGTAATAGAAGATGCAGCTCAAAGTTTTGGTGCTACTTATAAAGGAAAAAAATCTTGTAATTTATCTGATATTGGAACAACTTCATTTTTCCCTGCAAAACCACTAGGATGTTATGGAGATGGTGGTGCAATTTTTACAAATGATGATGAACTTGCGTCTAAAATGAGAATAATACTAAATCATGGACAAACACAAAGATATGTACATAGTTATGTAGGTATAAATGGAAGACTTGATGCGATACAAGCAGGTGTTTTAAATGTTAAATTAAAATATTTTGATAAAGAAATATCAGCAAGACAAAAAGTAGCAAAGAAATATAATGAAAATTTAAAGGACATATTAATTCCTTTTATTGAGGAAGAAAATTTATCAGTATGGGCTCAATATTGTATCAGAGTAAAAGATAGAGACGGCATGTTAAAAAAATGTGCTGACAAAGGCGTACCAACAGGTGTTTATTATCCTATTCCTTTACATTTACAAGAAGTCTTTCAATATTTGGGTTATAAAAATGGTGATTTCCCCATAACTGAAAAAGTTTCATTAGATATTATGGCACTTCCCATGTCTGCCTTTTTAACAAAAGAAGAACAAGATTTTATTATAGAGGCAATAAATGAATAA
- a CDS encoding acyltransferase has protein sequence MNNIYIHPTSNVSSDAKIGEGTKIWINSQIREKSEIGTNCIISKDTYIDTHVKIGNNCKIQNSVSVYHGVTIEDDVFVGPNACFTNDKVPRAFDSEWEITPTFVKKGVSIGANSTIVCGITLGEYCMVAAGSVVTKDVAPYSLVMGNPAKHYRYVDKMGNKIVGKPNE, from the coding sequence ATGAATAACATATATATACATCCAACATCTAATGTTTCATCTGATGCTAAAATAGGTGAAGGTACAAAAATTTGGATAAACTCTCAAATAAGAGAAAAAAGTGAGATAGGAACTAATTGCATTATATCAAAAGATACATACATAGATACACATGTAAAAATTGGAAACAACTGTAAAATTCAAAATAGTGTATCAGTTTATCATGGAGTTACTATAGAAGATGATGTATTTGTAGGACCAAATGCATGTTTTACTAACGATAAAGTTCCTAGGGCTTTTGATTCAGAATGGGAAATAACGCCAACTTTTGTTAAAAAAGGCGTAAGTATAGGAGCAAATTCTACTATAGTATGTGGAATTACATTGGGAGAATATTGTATGGTAGCAGCGGGAAGTGTAGTTACTAAAGATGTTGCGCCATATAGTTTAGTGATGGGAAATCCTGCAAAGCATTATCGGTATGTAGACAAAATGGGGAATAAGATAGTAGGAAAGCCAAATGAATAA
- a CDS encoding Gfo/Idh/MocA family protein, with protein sequence MNNKIIKIGLLGVGKMGQNHLRNLLMMKEVEIGFIYDFDKDTCEKLSAQFGVKSSQNLDEDLQKIDGVIIVTPTFTHTDYIKQVSKYVKNIFVEKPLTDTLESSKEIVKLAKDLNLNIQVGFIERYNSAVVALERVIKNSNHIINIDFSRTNKVSSRITDVDVIIDLMIHDIDLALSINGKPKKVQAHGYVKDGMAEYARAIITHENGSFSNVVASRITEKRIRHISATCDDMYIDCNLLSKEVFVNKQSIEQYLDNVSISSKSETVDVRPQEGLLLELMDFVKICQGETVKVPNEDDGLLAIEVASEIQRQIMEAK encoded by the coding sequence ATGAATAATAAAATAATTAAAATAGGACTTCTCGGAGTTGGTAAAATGGGACAAAATCATCTTCGAAATTTACTAATGATGAAAGAAGTAGAAATTGGATTTATATACGATTTTGATAAAGATACATGTGAAAAATTATCGGCTCAATTTGGTGTAAAATCAAGTCAAAACTTAGATGAAGATTTACAAAAAATTGATGGTGTTATTATAGTAACACCTACATTTACACATACAGATTATATAAAACAAGTTTCAAAATATGTAAAAAATATCTTTGTAGAAAAACCACTTACTGACACACTTGAATCTAGTAAAGAAATTGTAAAACTTGCGAAAGATTTAAATTTGAATATTCAAGTAGGTTTTATAGAAAGATATAATTCAGCAGTAGTAGCACTTGAAAGAGTAATAAAAAATAGCAATCATATTATAAATATAGATTTTTCAAGAACAAATAAAGTAAGTAGTCGTATTACTGATGTAGATGTTATTATTGACCTTATGATACATGATATAGATTTAGCTCTTAGTATAAATGGAAAACCTAAAAAAGTTCAAGCACATGGGTATGTCAAAGATGGAATGGCTGAATATGCACGAGCTATTATAACTCACGAAAATGGAAGTTTTTCAAATGTAGTAGCAAGTAGAATTACAGAAAAAAGAATAAGACACATCAGTGCTACATGTGACGATATGTATATTGATTGTAACTTACTTAGTAAAGAGGTATTTGTAAATAAACAATCAATAGAACAATATCTTGATAATGTATCTATCTCTTCAAAATCTGAAACAGTAGATGTAAGACCTCAAGAAGGATTACTTTTGGAGCTTATGGATTTTGTAAAAATTTGTCAAGGCGAAACTGTAAAAGTTCCAAATGAAGATGATGGACTTTTAGCTATTGAAGTAGCAAGTGAAATACAAAGACAAATAATGGAAGCTAAATAA